The sequence TGTTGTGCCACGGGCACAAAGGAAAGTGCTGGATTCAGCGGCTGGGCACGGGGCCGGGGAGAGGCTTCCAGCTCGCCCAGCGCTTTGCAGGATGTGATGACTGGGCGGGCGCGCAGACACTGATGAGCTGGCAGTTCCTTTGTGCGCCCGCCCGGGGTCTGCCCTTGCCAGGCTATAAAGTGGGGGCCTCGCTGCACCCCGAAACACAAGCCCGCTCACTCCAACAAGAACCAGCAGCTGCCCAGGTAAGAGGACACAGTCCCCAGGCTGCAGCCGGACCCGAGGCggggagaggaaaaggcagggGCTCAGCTGTGGCCATTGCCGTGGTCATCATGTCTGGGAGCGTCCCATGCTCAGCATCCCACCGCCCTCCCCTACCCCAGCACCACTGGTGACCCCCACCTGCTACTGGGTGACTACTGGGGGGCTCGGCAACCGAGGGCTGTCCCCTTCCCACTCCCTGCTGCCCCGGTGCCCAGCTGCGGTCTCTGACACCCCCATGTGGGATGGCACCAGAGTCCGGTGCAGCATCAGGCCCAGCCTGTCCATGGACGGCAAGGACCTGGCCATCCCCGCAGCGGTGAGACCATGCTCAGGGCATGAGGAGAGTGTGGACACCCAGCACCTcccaccatcctcctggcaaTGGCAGGACCACTGCCTGGGCCTGCTGAAGaaccctccagcagctcctgcccttgctCCAGCACCCACCCTATTGCTGAGCCTCCCATCCCGATGAGACCGACCCCAGGGCAGGGTGGCAGGTGCCACATCCACGCCTCCCCTCTAACCTGCTGCTGGCACCTCTGCCTGGTGCCCTCCCTGTCCCAGACTTGAGCCCAACACCGCGATGTCTGAGACCACAAAACCCGCTGGTCCCGGCCAGGCTGcggaggagaaggagaaggcgGCTCCTGCGCCAACTCCATCCCTCGACCCTGCTCCCGTCGCTAACAGCAAGGGCGAGGAGCCCTCCACAGAACCCTTCAGGGTaagccctgctgctccccacgCGCGGGGACACGGCCGGGGGCGAGGGACAGTGGCAGCTTCTCTGGGGTGGTCGGCAGAAGGAGATCTCTGGTGTTCCAGCAGGGtgcaggaggggagcaggatTTGGGCAGCCACttgtggggctgctgcaggagggatgctccGGGTGCCCCTTGACTGGGCAGCTCATTGGGGACCACAGGCTTTAGAAATGCTCTCCCCAGGTCACGGCATCAGGGTGCCCCTGGTCACCTCCCTCCACGCAGGGGTCCGGAGCTGCTccaggggctggggaaggaggcCGTGGGTGACAGGGCCAGCACCAAACCGCCAGGGCAGCGTGCCACCAAGGCACTGtagcagggctggggacaagGGGTGAGCAACGCGAGGGCTCTGGTGACATGTTGCACATGCCGGGCAGCGAAGGCCATGGCACGGACGCAGCTCCTGGAGAAGCAGCTCCTCCCGAGTGCGGCTGGGGCCGATGTGGGCAGGGTCCATGCAGGGACatgcagcactgccctgccctgcctgtgcccatccaacccttcccctctgccccagaTCACCGTCTTCGACCAGGAGAACTTCCAGGGCAGGCAGATGGAGTTCACCACCGAGTGCCTGAACCTGAGGGACCACGGCTTCGACCGGGTGCGCAGCGTCATTGTCACCTCTGGACCGTAAGTGACCCTGGCCATGGAGGGGACCGTGGCCATGGGGATGCCCTGGGGAGTGGGGACCTGGTCctggggagcagccctgggcaCAGCACCATGTGCATTTCCCTGCAGCCCGGGCAGAGAGTGGGGCAGGACCAGACCCTGGGTCTCCCTTGCGGGGTGCAGGATGGCATGGGCAGGATGCCAAGGGCATTTGCAAATCAAAGGGCACTAGAGGCAAAGCCTGAGGCCAAGGACAGGCATCCCTCCGATCTGGTAGGTGAAGCTGACCATGAAATGTGGCTGCAAAtttcagagcagccagggcGAAATGATGCAGGTGCCTTGGACCAGGCTGGTGGCCAGGGCCATGGAAACACCGTGCCTGGGAAGGCAGTGCAGCAGTGACAGGGCAGCCAGTGCTGCAAGGAGGATGTGTGCGATGGGGCACAGCCTGCCCTCACACACCGGGCAAGGTGAGCCGCGACCACCTTGAATGACACCAAGTAGCACCAGTGACAACTTTATTAGGAAGCCAGAACATCCAACTCTTCTTGAAACAAagaggggatggagcagccccaAAGGAGCTCAGGTGTGACAGGCAGCTGCGCTCAGTACGGAAAGGGTGAGACTTGGAGAACAGAGCACTTACGTGTCACTGGGGTCCTCAGAGTGTCCTTGAGAATCACTGGTGAGACTCCGTGCCACAAATTTACTTAGGGAAAGAACAGCAGAATCAACCAAGCTGAGCCTCAGAAGTCAGTGCGTGGTTGTGCTGTCTGTGGCGCCCAAACACGTCTCCTGCCATTAGGAAAATACCTGTTGGCGCCTGCAGAACAGGTATTATCCCCTGTCCAAGGGGAACGCAGGGCTGTTCTGTGCCGTGGCTTTTGGAGCCCCACGTTAGTGACgttcacagcacagcagcacctcGTGGCACTGCTAAAGAGGTGACATTGCAGCTGAACAAGCCCCGAGCGCCCGCACCCTGGGAGCGGGATGAGTGCCAGGGCTGGCTGCGGCTCTGCAGCCAAGCATGTGAGCGTGCCAGGATTGCACAGCCCCGGCAGCCCTGCCCCGGGCTCCGTGGGGCAACACGGAAAGCAAAGTCTGTGATAACACCGGGACCAGCCTCCGGTGAGCAGCGTGGGGGGCTCACCAGCAGCTCCGCGGGCTGGGCAAGGGCAGCACCATGAGCACGCTCGTGTCTGCTGCAGGCCTTGCATGTGTGCACCAGTGAGAGCGAGCTTGCCCGCTcagtgctgccagctctgcacgTGCCATAAAGTGGGAGCAGGATGGTGGGACCAGCCCCGACACCCGCAGCCTCTCTGTGTGCTGGGAGCCGGGCTCTGGCaccctgcaggcaggcagagcaggagcgCCTGGTGCATCTGACCCGCTGTCTTGTCCTCCCATGTCCCCAGCTGGGTGGCCTACGAGCAGGCCAACATGCGTGGGGAGatgttcatcctggagaagggGGAATACCCTCGCTGGGACACCTGGTCCAGCAGCTACCGGAGCGACTGCCTCATGTCCATGCGTCCCATCAAGATGGTGAGTGGGGCGGGAGCAGAAGCACCCAGCGGGGTCTGGCCTGGACCCGTGCTGCTCCGTGCCGTGCTGCACGACCCAGCGCCCACATCTTGTCTTCCCCAGGAGGCTGAGGAACACAAAATCTCCCTGTACGAGTCTGCTGACTTCAAGGGCAACAAGATGGAAATCCAGGAGGACGACGTGCCCAGCCTCTGGGCTTATGGCTTCTGCGACCGTGTGGGCAGCGTGCAGGTGCCCAGCGGAACGTAAGTGAGCTCCTGCCAGACCCCCCCGTGCCCCCGGCTCTGATCCCGAGCACCGGGCTCCTGGGCAGCCTTTGGTGGCGGTGCCCATCACCGGGGCGGCAGCGGGGACTCAGGGCTGCTCCGTGTGCTCTCCCCGCAGCTGGGTCGGGTACCAGTACCCCGGCTACCGGGGCTACCAGTACCTCTTTGAGACCGGAGACTTCCGACACTGGAACGAGTGGTCGGCCTTCCAGCCGCAGATCCAGTCCATCCGCCGCATCCGGGACATGCAGTGGGACCAGAAGGGCACCTTTGTCACCCCCGACGTGCCCTCCGACTGAGCGGGCCCCGCGCGCCGCGCCGGCTCCCCGCGCCGCACCTTCCTTCCCTGTACATGGCACATTCCCGGGATGTACTTGACCCTGTGAGGCAATTAAAAACCCCCGAAGACTCGAGCTGCCGGGGTCGGTGACACACGGCGGTGGCGGGGGGGGACCCGGGCAGGGGGCGATGGGGTGGTTTCCCAGGGGACCGGCCCCCAGGCAGGACCCTGGTGAAGGCAGCATCACACGCGGGAAGGGGGCGATCCCGGGAGCGGCGGGACACGGCGGAGGGGGGGGTGTGCCGGTGCGCATCCGGCGCTGACCAATCAGCTGCGGTAATTGAGGCCCGTCAGAGCCCGGCTCCGGCTTCGCGGGCTCCTCCTTCCCGCGCTCCCGCCCCGTTACCGGCTGCGGCTCCGCGCCCCCGCGCGCGCTCCCGGTTGCCGCCGGCGCGGCGCATGCGCGGCCCGCGGGCGGCGCGGGGATCCCGGCCCGCCGTGCGCGTGACGTCGCCGCGTCTCGCGCCGCTccgggccggcggcggcggcggccccggtgAGTGCAGCGGAGCGGGGGGGGCGGCACGGCGGGGAAtggctcggctcggctcggctcggctcggctcggctcggcgtGCTGCGCCGCTCCGGCACCGTGTGCtccgccgctcccgccgcggcGCCGGGCGGCATGTGACAGCGGCGCTCGGTGCTCGGTAGCGGCGCTCGATGCTCGGTAGCGGGCGGTGCGGGCGCTGAGAGCTCGGAGCTCGGTGGGTGGCAAGGTGCGCGGCGGTGGGGGGGTGGCAGCGGCGAGCGGGATACGGTGCGGGGTGCTCGGTGCGGGGGGTGCTGGGCGCGGGGTGCTCGGTGCGGGGTGCTCGGTGCGGGGAGTGCTGGGCGCGGGGTTCGTACCGTGCAGCACAGGGTGTGCGGAGGGTCATGCAGGGCGCTTGGTGCTCATCATGCAGCACCCGGTGCAGGATGCTCGGTGCAGGGTGCATACTGTGCAGCGCACGGTGTGCAGGGGGTCCTGCAGGGTGCTCGGTGCGGTGCAGGGTGCGTGCAGGGCAGTGCGCAGTGTGGAAGGCAGCACAAGGGTGCTTGGTGTGCATCGTCAGCGCATAGCGTGCAGTGCAgggtgctcagtgctgggtgctCCATGTAccagttttttcccctcattcctGCCTTCCGGCATGCTCCCCTCACCCCCGGTCTCCCTGCACCTTTTCgggagcccagcaccagcacctgTGCATCCCTGTACAGGACAGTGGTGTGAGAGCGGGCTCAAGCACGTTGCCCATTGGGAGGCACCCATGGGCTGGGGCTGTCTGTCCGTCCGTCCATGCAGGCACTCGGGGCTGCCCTCCACTGCTGGGGTGAGCGTGGCCTCCTGGGTGAGTGCTTGCGCCTATGGGTCTCCCTCAGCATCAGCCTCAACTTCTGGCACAGCAGGTttgtgcagcagcttctgctggggggctgcagcaTGTGTCCCTCGGCAGGGCTCCTGCGTGGCTGCGTCGGTGCCTCAGCCCACCCAAAACACCGATGCTGTCCCTGCCGTGCCCAGGTGCTGCGTGGTGGGGATGTGAGATCcatgctgtgcctgcagcacgCTCAAGGACTCGTGGCCAGTGTcaccatccctggcactgcCGGCAGCACATGCTGGGCCGCAGCCTTCCACGGGAAGGACATGGTTTGCATCACATGAGGCTTTGTTCTGTCCCTCGCTGtgtttgtttgcatgtgtgGGTTCAGTCCAAAACACATCTCACAGCTTGAAACCCCCTCATGCATCTTCCCCTTTGCACAGCTGAGCTGCGCTCGTGCTCAGGAGCCGAGCGAGGGCGAGTGGAGAGATGAAAATGATTTGTGCTAACAGGGTTCCAAATTTGACGTTGCTTTTTTGGGAACACCGCAGCGCGCTCGTGGGGAGCCTGGCAAGTGCCAGCGCAGGTTCGGATGTGTCCTCGGTGTGGGTTTTGTGATGGTGCCCGGCTGCAGCCTGTGCATGTGGCACCCGGCAGGAGCAGACGTGCTGTGGTGCCTGCAGGGAgcctgcagggtgctgctggtgcgGGGCACTGAGCCTCCTGCGCTCTGTGGGTCAGTTCTGTGCCTGTGCGGGTGTTCGGgcagtgctgctccccagggaagcagtggcTGCCAGCTCCGGGCACCGCAGCATCGCTGCTGGGCCCAGCCATGAGAGCCGGGTCCATCCCTCATCATCTGATGGTGTGTCAGCCGAGCTGGGGCAGCCACCACCATGCTGCATCCAGCCTAAAGCCCCTCGCTCAGGGTGAGCAGCACCGTGTCCTGTAGCTGTGGCTGAGCCATGCAAGTCCTTCCCACATCGCCTGGAGCCGGTGCTGCAGCCGCATTAGGGGCACTGCTGCAGGGGCATATGGGTGAAATCGCACCCTCTGTGCTGGTGTGATGTCCCAGGCTGGggtgcagaggcaggagctgccatgGGGTCTCTCCAGGATGGTGCCACTGCCTCCTCTGCTTGTAGGTTTTACAAATGGTATTGGCAATTTCTGTGCTATTTTAGGAAGATCCTTCCAAAAGCAGTTTGTGTTGCGGATAGGCTGAGCTGAGCCTTGGAGGGATGTGCGGGATGGCCGGAGCGCTGTGAAATGCACTGACTGTTGAGGATGttttggagagagaaaacaaccaCCCGGCCATTGGTTTTATTTGGTGCTGTACAGAAGCATCTCCTGATGAATTTGTGGAGCATTAGGAAGCCTCAGCAGAACATGTTCCACTTTGGATTTCACAGCTCTCCGAGTGCAGGCAGCAAGTGTGAGGCTGTGTTGTCATCTGCCTGCTTTGTTTTATACCATTTTGAAGCCCTTAGTGCAGTCCTCCCAAGCTCTTATCTGCCTCCATATCACAGGGATTCTCCTCAAAGAAATCCTATCTGGAAGTGAAcgaagcttttttccccctttccatCCCCATGCGTCCGCGCTGGCCTCACCGTGCGGGCAGGAGCGTGGCTGCAGCGCTGCCCATAGGTGCCATGCGGCGTGCAGGAGGTCCCACCAGGAGCTGTTCCTCACAGGGTCTGCAGATAAGAACcgccaccagcagcagagggtTGCTCAATGCACAGAACTCAGAAGTGAAGCAAGTGGCTGCTTCCATTGTGCATTCCCTGGTGCGTGAGCCCAAGCTGAGATGGGGAATCCACAACGGGCTGCGGCACCGAGGTGCTGCTCCATGGGGAAGTGACCGCTGGCTTTccagctccagggctgctgcagtggggcagggagaagcagctgggGTTTTCCAGtgctcctgtccctgctccgTGCTGGATCCTGTGGCAGGGGAAGGCTGGCATGCGGAGTCAGCCCTCGGTGGCCCAGCATTTGCAGATGTAAATGGCAGCAGAGCTCacagctgggctctgcagaCAGGAACTGAGCCGTGAAGCACTCGGATGTGCTGTTCAGGGTAATTTGTGTTACGGAGCAGCGCATCTCGGAAGGACCCAGTTCCTGTTCTGCCATCCATAGTTTCACCAGAAGAACCTCTCCCACGCCAGGGCTTGCATGTCCTCActggggctgtgcctgcacACGGGCTTTGTACCGCATCGAGCAGGAAGCCACGTGTCCATCGTTGTTGAAGTCGGTGCTGGGCAGCACTCTGTGCCCTTCCCAAAATGACTGGCTTTGGGAAAACACCAAGTGCCTGCTCTTGTGGCAGCTGATGTGCTGAGCTATGGTGGAGATCCTGAGGCTGGTCCATGCTCGGGGCCATGTACCCACCGCACCAGGAGCCAcgggagcagggacagggctgagcagagcagggatgcaGGCGGTGGGGCTGCCCGAGGGCGTGCGATGTGCCCCTCGGTCCACATCACCCTCTCCTCAGGCCGTGCCTGCAGCTCCGGGGATGGCTGGTGCTGcatgaggaaataaaatactttgattttgtttcttaagcaaatttgaggttttggggtttctcTTGCAGAAACAATCTTTTATTTGCAAATCCCAGCTTTGTGCGTGCAAGAATGGATTTTGTTGAGACTCAGGGTTTGGCGTGTGGATTGGGAAAATATTGCTTTTGAAGATAGTCTTTTTTCCTAGCagttcctcttctctttctccctgttGCATGTTGGGCTCTGACCACCCACATTCACATGGGGAAtctttgttcagttttgggaGGGAAGAGTTGTCTTTGCACTGAGCATGGTGAGTGAACCCGGTGGCTGCAGATGCCTTCATCCCCGGGGGCAGCGATGCAGAGTAATTAACAAAAGCTGAAGCTGTGAATTGGAGCTGGTTGATTAAAAGGCCGAGGTGTCCCTCAAGCACTGAGCTCCTGTCCCCATTTGGACAGTGGAGACCACGCCAATCCCCATCCATCACTGGGGTCACAGACACCCCTCCAGCTCTGGCACCCATCCCTTGTGGTACAGAGCAGTGCGGGGGGATTCTCCCTTCCCTGCCGGTATCCCCTCACCCTGCTGCACCTCCCAACCCTGCTCCTTGAGCCAGGGGGTACACGGTGAGCCCCTTCCCTCCTGGCTTTACCAGAGCTCTGCAGCGCGCGGTGGGTACGGTGGGTGCCTCCATCACCGTCTCCAGCCAGCAGCTTTCACTTCAGGCATTTCATAATTAATAAGCCAGTTTGAGACAAAAGCAGTTGCCCTACAGAGAGGTTGGCATTGGAAATGCTTTGGTTTCCATTGCCGGACGATGAAATGCCATTGCTGTGCTTGGAACGAGAGGTGGGTGGAGAAGATGCTGCAAATTGgtgggatttttattatttcagcaaCACTGTAGCATTAGGCGGgataataaaatgtttttctaatcATAACAGCCCCGAGGCAATAAACAAACAGGACATTTGTGCTGTGAAATGTCTGTTGATGTGATTTAGAGCCTGTTAAAGCAGGCTGGCACGCTGTGTGTGCTCCTGGCCAGCCCTCCCAGGGTGCTGTGCCGGGGTGCTCGGATGGGAACGCGCTGTGTGGCTCAGGGCTTCCACCTCAGCCTTTGCTCAAAGCTGGTATCCGATCCTCAGGGCATCAGAttctgctggtttatttttctaggTACTCAGCAGTGAGAATAAATTCCACATGTCCCTTCATTGTGCTTTGGGAGAAAAATGGTCTTTAGTGAAAGACCCTCGCCAGTGGCCTCTGGGCTGCAAGAATCgcagaatcccagcctggtttgtgttggaagggaccttaaagctcctccagctccaacccctgccacgggcagggacaccttccactagagcaggttgctccaagcccctgtgtccaacctggccttgaacactgccagggatggggcagccacagcttctctgggcagcctgtgccagcgcctcagcaccctcagaaGCGCCAGGGTTTGTGGCCTGCAGTGCATCTTTAGCTTTCATAAGCAAAAGCTGTTCAGCTCTCGATGTTGCTGTTCTCAGCACTTGGTGGGCTGAGAGCAGCTTCTTTCTGCTGAGCGCTGTAGGTGCCATCCAGCAGCTAatctcacacacacagaagtgGGCTCTTCTCACCGCCTGCAGCCTCGGGCTGTCACTCGCTTTCATCAGAGGTTTGTACCGAGCTCCTGAGCGGCCGCAGCATCGCTTGCGGTGGCAGCAACCGTGGGGTGGGTCGGACCGTGCTCCTACAGGATGATCCCACTGGGATCGATCCTTGTGCTGGGGTGGATAAGCAGGAGCTGTGGGTTGTGCACTGAGGCTGGTGTCACGCTGGGGTGAACCCCAGCCATGGGCAtgcagcagcaagcagggaTCGGTGTTTGTGCCGTGCTCGTTGCTACCCAGGATGCTCGTCCACATCCTAGTGAATGTTGTAACGTGTTGATCTGCTTTCGCTTGGGCTGCTTTGAAACTGAGGTGGAGAAACACCCCGTGCGTCTGCGTGCCAGCAGCTCGTCCTTCCTGCTCCTTGCGCCCTGCCAGCTCTTCCCGGTTTTCTTCCCTGAGGGCTCATTTGACCCCTCTCCTGTTTGCTCCTGCCTCCTCGAGGCATGAGCATCTCTGCCCTGCTAAGAGGCCTTGGGGTTTTGAAAAGCACATTAGAAGTTGCCACCAGGAGAGGCCCGGAGGAGCGCGGCTGCCTCCCCTTGGAGGTGACAGCGCTTCTGGGCACCCTCGGGCGAGCTGTGTTCATTTGTGTGTGAATGAGCTGGAGACTGTCAATTGAGGAATTGGATTTTGCTGATTTGCAAAGATGTGAGCTTAGATCTGTTGGGATATTTTTTGCTGAccacagcttctgctgctgtcccaCCACAGAGACATCTGCAGTTCCTCATCCTTTTGTGAAGCACCAATGATTTGAGCTCAAGTTTTCCAGGCCACACCTACGTCTTTTGGGGAAGTTGCAGTTCACAGCAGTCATTTCTGGGAAAGCTTTAATgcaaaaggctttttatttgATCATCTGGAGCTTCTTGTGGAAACcggttttgctgtttgtttgtgaCACTTCGCTGCTCTAAAATAACAGACTCGAGATGTTGCTTCATCCCAGCAGATGGTCCCTGGCTGCACCAACAtggggctgctcccagcactggTGGTGGCTTCCCCATTGCACAGCCGCAGGtgaaggaggaggtggaggcTGCGGTGGGTTTGTGCTGGTGGCCGGTGGGGCGCTGCACGCGGTGGCACGCTGCACGCGGTGGCACGCTGCACACAGTGGCACGCTGCACGCGATGGCGCGCTGCACGCGATGGCATGCTGCACCGGCAGGAAGGAAGTCTGCAAGCGTGTGTTTGTGGCTGTGCACGGGTGAGAGCTGGAGCCGTTTCCGGAGCAGCGTGTCGCGGGGCTGGGCTGTCAAACCGCCGCAGCTCTGTGCACCAGGTCACTCGTGGTGCTGGTGAAGCACATCTGGggatgcagctgctgctctgcagaccTGCAGCCCTGTCGGACCTGGG comes from Strigops habroptila isolate Jane chromosome 11, bStrHab1.2.pri, whole genome shotgun sequence and encodes:
- the CRYBB1 gene encoding beta-crystallin B1 isoform X2; amino-acid sequence: MSETTKPAGPGQAAEEKEKAAPAPTPSLDPAPVANSKGEEPSTEPFRITVFDQENFQGRQMEFTTECLNLRDHGFDRVRSVIVTSGPWVAYEQANMRGEMFILEKGEYPRWDTWSSSYRSDCLMSMRPIKMEAEEHKISLYESADFKGNKMEIQEDDVPSLWAYGFCDRVGSVQVPSGTWVGYQYPGYRGYQYLFETGDFRHWNEWSAFQPQIQSIRRIRDMQWDQKGTFVTPDVPSD
- the CRYBB1 gene encoding beta-crystallin B1 isoform X1, translating into MSETTKPAGPGQAAEEKEKAAPAPTPSLDPAPVANSKGEEPSTEPFRITVFDQENFQGRQMEFTTECLNLRDHGFDRVRSVIVTSGPWVAYEQANMRGEMFILEKGEYPRWDTWSSSYRSDCLMSMRPIKMVSGAGAEAPSGVWPGPVLLRAVLHDPAPTSCLPQEAEEHKISLYESADFKGNKMEIQEDDVPSLWAYGFCDRVGSVQVPSGTWVGYQYPGYRGYQYLFETGDFRHWNEWSAFQPQIQSIRRIRDMQWDQKGTFVTPDVPSD